In Sparus aurata chromosome 5, fSpaAur1.1, whole genome shotgun sequence, the genomic window AAGGCTGTGAGAAACTTCTGCTGGAGTGCAGCCCTTTTTTAGAAGCTGTTTTGCACTGACTGTGTAGCGATgtccctggaaaaaaaaaaaaaaatagaaagaagaAGGATGGTTGCTTCTAAACTTTTTTTCTACTCGTTCTCACATAATTTCACCAGGCTCATGTTTTAGAACCCTGTATCCAAAACGTGACcaaaatgaaaactgtgataTCTTCGTGTTGCTCACAATGGCTGAATGCTCTCCAGAATTATCAAAGATAAAACATTGTAATGAATgaagtttttttcttgtgttgacACAGTCTCACACTAATGTCAGGGTACATAATTAAAGAATGAGACTTgcccacaaagagacacactaTTACACGACGGCATCTAGACTGTTTCGTGTGTGAGTTACACAACCTTCCCCCACTCTGTACCTATCGGCGAAAAATTGGAGGCCCGATTCACGTAAGCTTGCACCCtcccaaaggaaaaaaaaaacactacttgATGTCAAAACAAGTGGCCATCCCGTGTGTTCTCAATGAATCATTAAATAAAGTTTCTAGaaatattttcaatgttttgaaacCAGTGTTAAGAAATGAGAGCTGAGGACAGAAGAGAAGATATTTCtgcgtttgtttgtgtgtgtgtgtgtgtgtgtgtgtgtctttctgtttgacttcttttgtgaatgtgtgtgcgtgtgtgtgtgtgtgtgtgtgtgtgtgtgtgtgtgtgtgcgactcTGTGCAGGGGTCGTACACATATTGAAAGATGCAGGGGTCTATTCAGACGCTGCCAGCTGGCTGTTATGTAACGGGATAAATGGGACACAAGCCATCACTGCCTGGATGTGAAAAGTGAATAGCTCCTTTGTTATATCTACGGGCCGGGGCTTCGCACAGACACATGATGTAAGATTGTGTTGTAGAAATACGACCGTTTTACGACGCAGGTTAATAGTCGTCGGCCATAAAATTGCTTTCAGGCTGGTCACGTGCACAAGGTTGTTGCGATACCGTGAAAGTGAAAAGTCACCTACATCGTTACATTAAGAGCCGTGCAGCTCATCTTTTTTTAACCATGACGTTTGCCGATAAGGATGGCTGAATCTTACCTTGCACCTCCCCCTCCCTTCTTTGCTCTATCGGTTGCCATTGAATAGATGTGTAAAATAATTTGAAACATACATAACCCGAGCAAGTTAGAAGCAATGCAAGGAAAATGTCTATCCTGAAGCACTGCCTGGGCAAGGAGGGACAGCAAGGCCGTTAACTTGCTGGCAGGACGCTTCTGTATACGACAGAGTCCTTTACTGAGGTGGCTGCACTTTTACAGGCACAGATTATCAAGAGAGACAGTGCACCAGAAAATGGTCAGTCTCCTGGACATCATGGTCCATGGCCCTACTCTTGAGGCCTACGTATGATGCGCCACATGGTGTGTTAATCGCTGATCAGGCACCACGTCATATACAACGGTGagaagtgtgtgtctgcagctttCCATCTCTCGGCCGAGGACATTACCCCACTTTGTTCAGACAAAGAAGAAATCCACAGACTACCATAGTCCACATTACCTCCTTCCTGGGTATGACATCATACTACCTCCCCCTCTTTACACAGTAGTCAGCCGCAACTGCAAACCCTGCGTCATCTTTAGACGAAAGATGAACCCTAGGTTTGAACACCTGAGTACACAGTGTTGGTGTTTCTCCTGAAGCCTCAGCTCACCTCTCCCCCTGCACTTGCCCATTTTGCTCTGGCTTTCACACCATCCCAAGTACAGGGTGGAGTAGAACAGCCTCCTGGTCGCTCCATTAACTCCAAAACATTAGCATCGGACCCTGTTCTCGGGCTAAGACACGTTAGTAAATCACACTCTACTCCAGGTCCAGGGAAGGGTTGTTCTGAAACAACACATGCAGGTCTTTGTAGAGTGTTCCCCAACTCCTTCTGTAGACCTCTTGGTTAAGCATGAGGGCTACCTCAAACACACCAAGCCCAGGTTTGCCAGGTATTGACATAGAGACCCTTACTAGTGACTCCGGCGCTTGCCACAACCTGTGGCTTGGGTAGCTGGGAACACCCACAGCTACACGTTAGCAGGGAACTCCACAAAGTTGCCTTTCACCCTGATGGACCAAACCAGTGGGCTCAGTCACAACTGGGGTGATTGTAGCCAATCTGGAGGCCTGCTTCACCAACCGgagcattttagcattttacAACCTCAAGGCAAACCGGGGGGAAGAGTGCCTCAACCAGAAAGTTAAAAACAGCATTAGGGTGCACATATGGCACAGGGTTGCACAATCACGAGGAGCATTCACCAAACACTCATGAACTACCAGGCTCACAACACTCCATCGCTAATTCTGGGCTAAGGCTAACAGACTATGAGTACCTTAACTACGGCAAGCAGTGGGTGCCACACCAACAACAGAAAATTAAAGCTAAGGCTACTAAGCACTGTGTAGGAGTGACATGGCTTGATGGTTGACTGTTGACTTTATTCCAGATGACTCTCATCAGTGATGAGATTACCAACAAAGGCTAACGGTCGCAGCCATTAATGTGAATTTCCGGCAGTTCACATGTACGGAGCTGTTTCGAGCAGATGAAAGTAAAAGTTGTCACATTAAGAGCTGCGCTGCTCATCTTTTCTAACCATAACACACTTCCCCCAAGTAAAAAATAGATGACGTACACGTTATGTAAGCTTGCACCCCTCCCAGAGAGAACAAAAAGCTAGGCAGCTTGACATCTCAAGCAAGTGGCCATCTTGTGTTTGTGGCCCAGCCCACTGTTACACAACACCTCCCCTGGCTCCTTTGAGGAGGCTCTAGCTGGCAGGATCCCTGACATTAGTGTTGCTCTCTCTGGCTGCCTGCTGTCTCGAGCCATGGCTGCACAGCTGGTTGTTGCTCTGCTGGCTCTCACCTCCCTGGGTGCCGCATCTGAACTGGACTGTAAAGAGCTGGTTAAACCTCGGGTACTGGACAGCCACAGCCCCGTGAGTATCAGTGATCATTCGATATGAGCTGGATGTATGTGAGGAGGTTCTGATGCGCTGAGCTGCGCGTTTATAACTTTAAAAGCTGggggttttgttttggttttaaatttACTGCTATCAAAATGGGCAACAATGTGATTACAAATAACTAGGgctgtttaaaaatgaaacaaatgtgtATGACAAGGTGTTTATGGAGACATTATTGTATAACTCTTAAGAACAAATTACAGCAAAAGATCATTTGTTAAGCTGTTTTATTTGCATAAGCAAAGCTCAAGCAAGCAATTAATACATCCTACCGGGCCAACTGTGCATCATGTAATCtcttaacagaaaaacaattgtGATATTATGTGCCATtagcaaaatatatatatatatatatatatatatatatatatatatatatatatatatatactgagCCTTTTCAGGACTGGCTTAAccactttttgtttgtttttcctggagAGTCAAATGTATGACTATGATGGCCAGACAAAGGAATGATACCTCTATATACCTTTATTTCTTTCGGGCATTTTTTTACCTTCTCCAAAGACTATTCTTTTCTACTGGATTAACGTGTATCACGCTGTCTGTATAGAATATAACCGGTCATGTGAGTGAGCAGCGTGGATGGTTTgcctctgtgtttgtggcagATCTATGGGAAGTGGATACTCCATGTGGGCTCATTTGACCAGCCCGGTCTGAAGAGCGACCTGGTGGCAGTGAACAGCTCCTGGGTAGAACTGTCGGCTTCTTCAGACAGCGGAGTCATCACCGTCTACTGGGCCGACCGCCTGTAAGGACACTGCTGACCGCAAATGATCAGTCATAttgtgttatattattatttcccACTGTCTCTCACATATTGAAAATGTCtggagctcacagcttacaGTTGTTGATGTGgactgtttttccttttcccttcttcctcATTGCAGAGGTGAAGATAAATGCCTTCAGGGTTTAGCCAATGCCACCATCTCAGGAATGACCACACACACCACTTGTACGTATCTCGAAATATTACTGGTTGTTGTGTTTACTCCCTGACGATCTCTCTTTCTGATCTTCTCTGTTTGTCTATGCGTAATGTTAAATGGGGTGATGCATGGAAGCCAAAGCCAGTCACAAAGGCGTGGGTGGATTTAACCAGAAAGCAGTCACGCAGGATTTCAGCAGGCCTATCTGAAAATTAACACATTTCAAATAGATCTGtggaaatgaataaaacaaatcctCATGTTTAATATCCTGTTTTCCTTACGTTTCACAGTTATCATCAATGGTCACACGTCATACCATGATGGGAAGTACTACGAGACCTGCCCCGACTGCCTCCTGTCCGAAGACACCACCCTCCTCCCCGACGGCAAGTCAAAGGGACGATACCTTTTCCTCTTCAGTAAggctttgtttctttcctttatCGTTTTTTTGTCGGTGCCATTTCTTCTCTGCACTCTCTACGCTGGTTtctcgttttttttctccccacctCACCTCCTCGTTTTATTATTGTCTGGCTGCTCTTTTTAAAAGCGCGGACCGGTGCTCTGGAGCCATCTGAGTTGGAGACCTTCAAGAAGCAGGCTGAGTGTCTTAAATTCCTCCCGGAGTACCACTTCGGAGGCTCAggtcagctgtcatttcagctCTGTACATTCTCAGTGAAAAATATCATAGCTGATTTCTTTtcgtgcatgtttttttttttttttttttttttgcggatCATGTCTTTCTTATTTCAGACCTGTGCCCGGACGACAGGGTAACTGCTGCACCTGatgcagaaaacacagagaaggaCCAGGCCGATGCCGAGCCCCCTGCGAAGTAAAGCGGAGCGCACACCCCTGACACATCCAGCTTAACTTGTACTCTATAGTGTTGTAATGTGATCTGCACGTGTGCTGATGTAACGTTGTGCTGTGGAATCACTTGTGTTTGGTCTGCTGGTCTCATATGTAGATAAGAGGTCAGTCATGTGTAGCCATTCTACGGCGTGTCTCCTTCTTAGTTGAACTTTCGTGTTTTAGTTTAGGAATGGTGAACTGGCAGGTACAGTAAtggctaaaaaaagaaaaaaagtccaCTTAATGCCTCCTTTAGATCGATATAACAATCTGTAAATAGTCGAGTGTGTGAACTGTCCTTCGACAGGTTGTTTGAGGTGAATAAAACAGCTTTCAGTCTCCCTCTGTGCTGTGTTCGAGTCATTTGTCtctacccttttttttttttcccagaaaaagCGTTTGGCTTCTGAGCACCAACGTTTCTTTCTCCCTTTTCAAACACGACAAGAAGATGCCAGACAATCTGCTGACCCATATGTCAAAATGATACGCTTCATTCAACCAGCTGCAGCTCTTCTCAAACACACCGCTGTTCCCAGAAACTTCGACAAAGACGGTTGCTGGGGAACATCGGGGTGGAAGGGGTAGAAAAAGAAGATGTCAAACTTTTTAAACCGTCTCCACAAGGAGTCCACACAGACCCGCAGGGAAATGACCTTTGTTCCACTTAAGAATCGTGGCACTTTGCCTAAGCTCATTCAGGGTTGGCAgtattggcaaaaaaaaaaaaaaagattgttgaGCTGGTCATTCAACGGTGAGCACAAGAAATCTGCTTTGGTTCTGCatggtgattaaaaaaaaccttcactggTGTAGCAGAGCATGTAgaaacccccctcctcctcctcgtccacctcctcctcctcctcctccatatTAGCACTTACccaacacctttttttttttttcttggtttgaAACCCGAGGAGGACAATGAATCAGTGTTAGACGTTTTTCTGTCGCGGCTTCAGCAACGTCCTCTGCAGTGCtgccgtctctgcctcttccaGCTCATCCTCGCCCCTCTCGTCTGAACCATGGCTCTGCCTGCTGTTGGTGTCTTTCTATTGGCTCTCACTTCATTCAGTGCTGCAACTGCACCTGACTGTAAGGACCTGGTCAAACCTTTTATACCAGAGGACCCCAAGGTGGTAAGTGGTGTCTATGTTCCTTTTGCTgtctgttatttaaaaaaaaaaaaaaaaacacatttagataTCCTTTTTTAGATGTCCTGTTTATTTTCGTGCGAAGGTTTTTGGAAAATGGGTGTATGTGATGGGAGCCGGTGACCCTAAACAGTACCACAAGGCAATGGAGTCCCTAAAGAGCTCCTGGATAGACTTGTCTCCCACGTCTGACAGCCAAGTTGTGACACTACGTTGGGGAGATCACTGCTTGTAAGTTTAATGATTTACTTATCATTGAAGATGTCCAGAACCATCTTTAGATAAAGTATATAGCACTGcaattcagaatcagaaacagaatacTTTCTTAttctcggggggggggggggggggtaattgtttttgttccactgctctgtgcaaagtagaaatagaaatgcagcatgaatggaaacaagagataaagataaGGATATgaataaaatgctaaaatggacagtaaaataaaataaataataaaataaggtAGACAATCtcgaaatatatacaatatacagtaaAATGGTTGTAGCGttataaatgaaatgagaatgaGCAattatagtttgttttgtttttataaaaagcCATTTGAATTAAGGACAGGTCTGCTGTGTTAAATTCTCAGCTTGTGAAATCAAGATGTATTGTTGTTTCTCAGTAATCGCTGCATCTCAGGGGAGGTAAATGCAACAGTCTCAGGGATTGCCACCACATTTCGCAGTAAGTTTTCACAGCCTGTAATAAGAGCATAGCATATCCACACCAACAGACCGACAGATGTTAATGATATCGCAGACTAAATAGTCAGTATGTCTGCTTTTAAAGAAAACCTGTCAGACCACAAAGGACATATTCTACAGAGTTGCTTGGACTGCCTGCTGTGGACAGACACATTTCGAAATGGGGACATCACTGGTAGATACATCCTGCAGTTCAGTAAGTTCTGTCCTCAGCAGATTGAACATAGTTTACTTGGAATTTCAAATGTAGTAattcatttgtttaaaatgtcccTTCTCTTTCAGCAAGGACGGGAAAAATAGATGCCAAAGATGTTGAAATATTCAAGAAACAAGTCGGGTGTCTGAACTTCCCAGAGAACTTCCATAGCTACGACGGCCAAACAGGTCAGTAACTATTTAGTAATCTGTGAAGACTGCAGCTGGAAATAAAGACGAGTTTTCACTGGACACAACGACTTACACATGCTGCCACAAGGTGGCGATGTTGTATTGTGAAATGCAAAATTTATATATGATTATACTTCATGTCTTAATGAAGCAGCACAATGCACATGGCCAGGAAATGGAGCCAATATTCTCCATGATGCTCGGGGGAATATTTGCTCTCTTCTGTTCTTCTCCTCCAGTtgatctttttttatgttttcctgtgtttcaGAGCTGTGCCCCGACGACAAAGAGAGTACAGAGTGagctgcaatttaaaaaaaaatgagagataCAACAGCATTaagcaaaaatgtgtaaaattcagtagttttgatttaattttcagTAATCTAGCAGAAACTTtactatatacacacacatgcactttgGCTTCATGAATGCCAGGGCAGTGAGTGATTAATGAGTTTTCATCTTTACTTATAAAAACCAATAGCAGATGATACTGAATTTTATAATGAAAATCGTGGTGTCAAAACTGCCAGGTTTTTTTCTCCTAACAATAATGAAGTTACTGCATCACATGTAAtgtttttccacattaaaactttattattctgttctgttgaagtcTTTTGAGTCACTGAAAATTAGAATAtgaaacaaaaatctgaaaaggaAGACAGCCTATGAATTTTTAATGGCTGTGAAATTAACTCAAGATATCACACACTTTTTACCTGCTGGATATATTTCATGATTACAAAGTAACAAAACATATAATTGttcttaaatgtaaacatttatcCAATACACTAATTTAATTGCAAATAAGTCCAGGTCTATCAGCCAATGGAGACACTCTTTTGAGCAACCCAAGCATTTCCTTGGATTTCTTGGAAAGGATTTAAACACACTCTGACTCTGATGTATCAtaatgtgtgtgtcttgtgtgtttgaAGGGTGGCTCATAGACAGTCTCCTCATGTCCATGTAGTTAAGCCTCCAGTCTGCTGTAATGGCCGCCCTGGCCAGTTTGAACACTCTCCATCTTGCAtgacctgctgctgtctgtccgCCCGCTGGTTCTTGTACTTTGGGTTTCTGAGCTGCTCTCTGCTTGTGCCAGTCGCCTGCATCTGAGCAGCGCTGCCACCTGCTTCTGGCACTGAGAGGAGCCAAAGTAATAGAGGACTGGATCCAGACAGCAGCTAAGGCTGCCTACACACATGGAGAGCAGGTATGCCTGGTAGGAACTGTCACTGGACTTGTGGGACAGCTGAACATAGTGAACCATGAGGATGATGTTGGTGGGGGTGAAGCAGACcacaaacaccaccagcacGACCACGGCCATCACCACGGCTCGAGACTTCTTGGAACGGTTCTCCACATTGGCTGCAGCCAGAGCCTGAATAATTCGTACATAGCAGACAACAGTGAAGAACAGAGGGATGAAGAAAAACAGGCAGGAGTAGACTGGGAAGAAGTAAAGATAGTAAGCTTGTAGGTGCTCCACATCCTGCACATCGTGGCAGGTGGTGATGCCTAGGTCTGACAAATGGAGGGTTTGCCCAGAGATCAGGAGAGGAGATACTCCACCCAGGGCCAACAGCCACATGGCAGCACACACAATTGAAGCCGTTTGAGGGCTGCGCCATGTCAGAGAGTTCATTGGGTAAACCACAGCCAGGAAACGGTCAATGCTGATACACATAATGAGCAGGACAGAGCAATACATGTTGCAATAgatagctgctgtgacaacCCTGCACATGAAGGAGCCATAGATCCAGTTGTTGCCATGGTAGTGGTAGGCAATCTTGAAGGGGAGAAGCAGGCCGAACAGCAGGTCAGCGCAGGCCAGGTTCAGCATGTAGATCACAGCTGGTTTTCTCGGACGGATGCGATGCACAAACATCAGCATGGCAGCAAGGTTGAGGGGCACGCTGATGACGAAAACAAGGGTGTAAACAGTCGGGACAAAACTTGTTGACAGGCAGCCCTGGAGAAAAGCTTTAGCTTCCTTCGAGACATGATAGTGCTTCTTGGGATGGTGGTGTTGGCCGTGATGGCCGTGCTGGCTGTGTCTTTTCACCggctcctgctctgctgctgagcCAGACCCCCCATCATCCTTAAAACTGTCTAATACAGACAGGTCTATAGGCTCGTCAGTCACCATCACAAAGTGACCAGAGAAAGTCCGTGGGAGGATGGACGAGCCTTtgaagagacacagagaagaatacagcagaatgtgaaaatgtaaatgttttggtaaatgttttattctgacTGAAGTGCagatgcattgttttttttttaaaagcaagaaCAGCATACTCTTAACCACACATTTTTAAGGGATATGTTACCAAATTTTAAGAGATACTTATTGATATTCTTAAGTACAAGTCCGCCACAAGTCTCAAGTGACGGCAGTTTAGTTTGAGTTCATCTCTAGATAAAATTAATGAGatcagattttcacatttttatatttcttgcAATTTAGACAACctgtctttaaaatatgttatGACTCTTTACAAGAATACACAAATTCATGtcatatttgttgtattttaagcACTGATCCATTTAAGACTCCCAGGCAACAAATAAATTAGTTGGCtcagtggattttttttacatttatttagtgAGCCCATCATATTTTCCTTAACCAGTTGCATTGGATGAAGCATTTGGATAATTGTAATAATGGTCCCCCCACCAATATTACTCAAGTGAGGTATAATCAGCAACATCTactcaaatataaaaatgacCCTACTCTTTATGTAGAATGGCCTCTTGGATCACCTAACTTTTTATTACATTACTACTAATAACATCTAAACtaaatttaaatgttgtgtCCATGGAGAGCTGATTTCAACGTTATGTATTGTTGCTTAGTTTTGcaaaaaattaaactttaaaaaagcTACAATCATGTTTTGTAGGCAAAATCTTaacctgcaaagtaactaaactTGTATCTATGACTCTCAAattaatgtagtggagtaagtGTATTAGGGTGCatacaaaacatgtaaacacaagTAAAATTAGTATTGTgcttaaaaataattaaacaaataataaaaaattcaTTTCTGCATAAAAGAAATTCCAATAATCCAATTCCAAAACAAAAATGGTCAACAGTGTTGCACAGTTTAGGCAAATGTTTAAACAGATGTCACAGTCATATTTTTAATAAGGGGGTAAAAATATACACGTTATCCCATCTTGCATTTGTAAAACCCATTGGAGCAGCTCGTACAAAGTATAAAGTTAATGGTTAAGAAAGCAACTTACCATTTTGGGAGTCGAGTGCTGAGCtgtagaaagaaaacaacaccaacaacccGACAGACAGGTGAACCATGGCTTTGCTGTGAATCCTCCAATTGTTTTACACCTACGAGAGTTTTGTAAGGATCTGTTTGGCAGAAGAGGTACTGGAGTGTTTTTCCTCCAGCATCAAACATGTTATTACAGTCCAGTGTGGATACTCCGCCTCTGTCTCACTGCACAACACCTCCTCCCTATTACAGACAAGTAATGTGAGCTTCATCTGcagacaaaaatatttttactcATGTTAGTTTCAGGTTTCAAGGACAGATAAAATCAAAGAACATCATATGATAGACAGATTAGAAAACCATTATTGTAGACATGTGTAATTTATTATGCACATTGTTCAAACATTTGAAATCACATATATActgaaaatacatattaaaaatacattggTTTTAGCTTTTAAAATGGTTTAATGTttcattaattaaaatgttctttaaacACTTAATTAAAAAGGCACTGGTCATGCAGGCCAGCTGGAAAGTTGTTCCACTGCTCAACTAACAGACATTACGTCTTCGTCTAGCAAGTTAATCAAACCCTCAAAGTTGGTTCAACGGACAAGGTAACAATAAGAGTGTGCTTCCTAGAATcttttacatacaaaacaagAATACAATTACAATTCATTCTTAAAAATACATCACATTTACAATCACCACAAGGAAAAATACACAGCGGTTACAATTAGTTGGATgctgacatttcatttttgtgtaaTCCATCAAATTATAATcagatgaaagaaaacactgttGTGCACCATCTCAAGTTAAATCAGTTTTGTGTAATTAACTCTGTACTGTCAGAAGGCACAGTCTGTTCAatcctcctctgctgttttGATCGCTCCTCTTCGTTCTTTACGGCTTCATTTTCCATAGAATTTTTTGTTCAGGAGGAAGATGAGTAGATTGACATTCACTTTGGCTTTGTCAAACATCTTCATGACGGCCACTCCTTCATACTGCAGCTGAAGAAGGTCctgcacacaaaataaaaatagatgcAAAAAAGAACTTTTCATTCATAAGGATAAGGTTTGGAAGATTTACACACAACATATGTAATAACAAAAAACTTGACTTTACAGAGTGGTCTATTCTGTACAGGTTGAAAGGTTCCTAATTACCAACTGTGTATCTAATATTTGTTCATATTAGatacacaaaaacagagaatTCATCACAACAAATCTGTCCTCATTGGAAAACATTTGCTTTGTTTCCATAATATTTCCTGCAAGCAGTCTaatgaggggaacagaaaatcTAACCATCTGTCATCAAGGTCTCACGTTCACAAGTGAGCGACTTTAGTTTCAGGAAATACCGATGCATTTGCGACCATTTACCTGGAAATGAAGCTGGACTTTTTCCATCTCAACTCCCATAAACTTGGCCTTCACCTCAAAATCCCCAACTTCCTCAGTGGGTGAAATgtcaaacatgacatttttgaaCCTGAacgaaaaaaagacaataacatgaaaaaaaaaaagtgacaattCAGCATATAACACAATAACAATCTTTTGGTattcagtcaaaacaaacacagacaagaaCTAAATGACAGTTGTCAGCATTTCCACAGTACTTGGAGAACTGTCATTCAAATCAGCTTAAATTTGCTTAGTATATTGTTTTAactcagaaacacaaaaaaaagtaaggTAATGGTTCTGAAAATAACAGATCAGGGTATGAAGACAGATGTCTCACTGAAAAATATACCTTTAAGTCAAGTCTAGTATTCTAAAGTAGGATACGACAACCCTAACAACAGTCATTTAAAGCACTAATGCATTTAAATCATGTATCATTCTACAATTAGTAGACCATC contains:
- the f2r gene encoding proteinase-activated receptor 1 encodes the protein MVHLSVGLLVLFSFYSSALDSQNGSSILPRTFSGHFVMVTDEPIDLSVLDSFKDDGGSGSAAEQEPVKRHSQHGHHGQHHHPKKHYHVSKEAKAFLQGCLSTSFVPTVYTLVFVISVPLNLAAMLMFVHRIRPRKPAVIYMLNLACADLLFGLLLPFKIAYHYHGNNWIYGSFMCRVVTAAIYCNMYCSVLLIMCISIDRFLAVVYPMNSLTWRSPQTASIVCAAMWLLALGGVSPLLISGQTLHLSDLGITTCHDVQDVEHLQAYYLYFFPVYSCLFFFIPLFFTVVCYVRIIQALAAANVENRSKKSRAVVMAVVVLVVFVVCFTPTNIILMVHYVQLSHKSSDSSYQAYLLSMCVGSLSCCLDPVLYYFGSSQCQKQVAALLRCRRLAQAESSSETQSTRTSGRTDSSRSCKMESVQTGQGGHYSRLEA
- the LOC115581292 gene encoding uncharacterized protein LOC115581292, yielding MALPAVGVFLLALTSFSAATAPDCKDLVKPFIPEDPKVVFGKWVYVMGAGDPKQYHKAMESLKSSWIDLSPTSDSQVVTLRWGDHCFNRCISGEVNATVSGIATTFRKNLSDHKGHILQSCLDCLLWTDTFRNGDITGRYILQFTRTGKIDAKDVEIFKKQVGCLNFPENFHSYDGQTELCPDDKESTE
- the LOC115581291 gene encoding uncharacterized protein LOC115581291; protein product: MAAQLVVALLALTSLGAASELDCKELVKPRVLDSHSPIYGKWILHVGSFDQPGLKSDLVAVNSSWVELSASSDSGVITVYWADRLGEDKCLQGLANATISGMTTHTTFIINGHTSYHDGKYYETCPDCLLSEDTTLLPDGKSKGRYLFLFTRTGALEPSELETFKKQAECLKFLPEYHFGGSDLCPDDRVTAAPDAENTEKDQADAEPPAK